A single Numenius arquata chromosome 1, bNumArq3.hap1.1, whole genome shotgun sequence DNA region contains:
- the LOC141466374 gene encoding LOW QUALITY PROTEIN: dicarboxylate carrier UCP2-like (The sequence of the model RefSeq protein was modified relative to this genomic sequence to represent the inferred CDS: inserted 2 bases in 1 codon): MAKMWLQVSTGTMVVVFTQPTDVVKLHFQAGRXRVTRDAYRTIAKQGDVRGLWRGTSPNITHSAVVNCGELVTYDLMKDVLLKSHLLQENVSCHVASAFRASFCATVDMVEMRYMNTAPGQYGSIRRCSITLLRNEGLKAFYKGFVSLFLRLGSWNIVMFITYEQLKQGLVATCGWQEVPSEARCWRHHLPSGALLTDTEGDHICQPQVKEKAVASAARP, encoded by the exons ATGGCCAAAATGTGGCTGCAGGTGAGCACGGGGACCATGGTGGTGGTCTTCACCCAGCCCACAGATGTGGTGAAATTGCATTTCCAAGCTGGTAG GAGGGTCACCAGAGATGCCTACAGGACTATCGCCAAGCAGGGGGATGTCCGTGggctgtggagag GAACGTCCCCCAACATCACCCACAGTGCTGTGGTGAACTGTGGTGAACTGGTGACCTACGATCTCATGAAGGACGTGCTGCTCAAATCCCACCTTCT GCAGGAAAATGTCTCCTGCCACGTCGCCTCTGCCTTCAGGGCCAGCTTCTGCGCCACTGTGGACATGGTGGAGATGAGGTACATGAACACCGCTCCAGGGCAGTATGGAAGCATCAGGAGATGTTCTATCACTCTGCTGAGAAACGAGGGGCTCAAGGCTTTCTACAAGGG GTTCGTGTCCTTGTTCCTGCGACTAGGCTCCTGGAACATTGTGATGTTCATCACCTACGAGCAGCTGAAACAGGGCCTGGTGGCCACATGTGGCTGGCAGGAGGTCCCCTCCGAAGCCCGATGCTGGCGTCACCACCTTCCCAGCGGTGCCTTACTCACAGACACTGAAGGAGATCACATCTGCCAGCCCCAAGTCAAGGAGAAAGCTGTAGCGAGCGCAGCGAGACCTTGA
- the LOC141472634 gene encoding putative mitochondrial transporter UCP3 isoform X1, protein MVGLKPPEVPPTAAVKFISAGTAACVADLCTFPLDTAKVRLQIQGEVRIPRSTGTAEYRGVLGTLSTMVRTEGPRSLYSGLVAGLQRQMSFASIRIGLYDSVKQLYTPKGAESTGLAARVLAGCTTGAVAVACAQPTDVVKVRFQANGAMPESTRRYSGTVDAYRTIAREEGIRGLWRGTLPNITRNAIVNCGELVTYDLIKDALLRAQLMTGKNGAGRGTGRSRVPSPSPPTLNPRLCPADNIPCHFVAAFGAGFCATVVASPVDVVKTRYMNAGPGQYRNALSCLLALLMQDGIAGFYKGFVPSFLRLGSWNVVMFISYEQLQRAVTLAQS, encoded by the exons ATGGTGGGTCTGAAGCCCCCCGAGGTGCCCCCAACAGCCGCCGTGAAGTTCATCAGCGCGGGGACGGCCGCCTGCGTCGCCGACCTCTGCACCTTCCCCCTGGACACCGCCAAAGTGCGGCTGCAG ATCCAGGGGGAGGTGCGGATCCCCCGCAGCACCGGCACCGCGGAGTATCGGGGTGTTTTGGGGACGCTGAGCACCATGGTGAGGACGGAGGGACCCCGCAGTCTCTACAGCGGGCTGGTGGCCGGGCTGCAGCGGCAGATGAGCTTCGCCTCCATCCGCATCGGGCTGTACGACTCGGTGAAGCAGCTCTACACCCCCAAGGGGGCCGAAA GCACAGGGCTGGCGGCGCGGGTGCTGGCCGGTTGCACCACGGGGGCGGTGGCCGTGGCCTGCGCCCAACCCACCGACGTGGTCAAGGTTCGGTTCCAGGCCAACGGGGCGATGCCGGAGAGCACCCGGCGGTACAGCGGCACCGTGGACGCCTATCGCACCATCGCCAGGGAGGAGGGCATCCGCGGGCTCTGGAGAG GGACACTGCCCAACATCACCCGCAACGCCATCGTCAACTGCGGGGAGCTCGTCACCTACGACCTCATTAAGGACGCGCTGCTGCGGGCGCAGCTGATGACAGGTAAGAACGGCGCCGGGAGGGGAACGGGACGCAGCCGGGTGCCATCCCCGTCCCCGCCGACCCTCAACCCCCGTCTCTGCCCCGCAGACAACATCCCCTGTCACTTCGTGGCCGCCTTCGGGGCCGGGTTCTGCGCCACGGTGGTGGCGTCGCCGGTGGACGTGGTGAAGACGCGGTACATGAACGCGGGCCCCGGGCAGTACCGGAACGCGCTCAGCTGCCTCCTCGCCCTGCTCATGCAGGATGGCATCGCCGGCTTCTACAAGGG GTTTGTCCCCTCCTTCCTGCGGCTGGGTTCCTGGAACGTGGTGATGTTCATCTCCTACGAGCAACTGCAGCGTGCGGTGACGCTGGCCCAATCCtga
- the LOC141472634 gene encoding putative mitochondrial transporter UCP3 isoform X2, translated as MRVPAGLGSPHRAGGPHRVGGPHRGGGPHTAHGPCRAGGPHADGGSCRAGRPHAARGPIRAGGPHTAKGPRRAGGPHADRGSCRAGGPHAAEGPHAARGPIRAEGPHAAKGPHGAGGSHTDGVPHTARAPCWAGGPSWGWGSPHSQGSQLLPSPGTGLAARVLAGCTTGAVAVACAQPTDVVKVRFQANGAMPESTRRYSGTVDAYRTIAREEGIRGLWRGTLPNITRNAIVNCGELVTYDLIKDALLRAQLMTDNIPCHFVAAFGAGFCATVVASPVDVVKTRYMNAGPGQYRNALSCLLALLMQDGIAGFYKGFVPSFLRLGSWNVVMFISYEQLQRAVTLAQS; from the exons ATGAGGGTCCCTGCAGGGCTAGGGAGTCCCCACAGGGCCGGGGGTCCCCATAGGGTTGGGGGTCCCCACAGAGGTGGGGGTCCCCACACAGCCCATggtccctgcagggctggtggTCCCCACGCAGATGGGGGTTCCTGCAGGGCTGGGCGTCCCCATGCAGCCAGGGGTCCCATCAGAGCTGGGGGTCCTCACACAGCCAAGGGTCCCCGCAGGGCTGGTGGTCCCCACGCAGATAGGGgttcctgcagggctgggggtccccacgCAGCCGAGGGTCCCCACGCAGCCAGGGGTCCCATCAGAGCTGAGGGTCCCCACGCAGCCAAGGGTCCCCACGGGGCTGGGGGTTCCCACACAGATGGGGTTCCCCACacagccagggctccctgctgggctgggggtccctcctggggctgggggtccccacaTAGCCAGGggtcccagctcctgccctctCCAGGCACAGGGCTGGCGGCGCGGGTGCTGGCCGGTTGCACCACGGGGGCGGTGGCCGTGGCCTGCGCCCAACCCACCGACGTGGTCAAGGTTCGGTTCCAGGCCAACGGGGCGATGCCGGAGAGCACCCGGCGGTACAGCGGCACCGTGGACGCCTATCGCACCATCGCCAGGGAGGAGGGCATCCGCGGGCTCTGGAGAG GGACACTGCCCAACATCACCCGCAACGCCATCGTCAACTGCGGGGAGCTCGTCACCTACGACCTCATTAAGGACGCGCTGCTGCGGGCGCAGCTGATGACAG ACAACATCCCCTGTCACTTCGTGGCCGCCTTCGGGGCCGGGTTCTGCGCCACGGTGGTGGCGTCGCCGGTGGACGTGGTGAAGACGCGGTACATGAACGCGGGCCCCGGGCAGTACCGGAACGCGCTCAGCTGCCTCCTCGCCCTGCTCATGCAGGATGGCATCGCCGGCTTCTACAAGGG GTTTGTCCCCTCCTTCCTGCGGCTGGGTTCCTGGAACGTGGTGATGTTCATCTCCTACGAGCAACTGCAGCGTGCGGTGACGCTGGCCCAATCCtga
- the LOC141472634 gene encoding putative mitochondrial transporter UCP3 isoform X3, whose product MVGLKPPEVPPTAAVKFISAGTAACVADLCTFPLDTAKVRLQIQGEVRIPRSTGTAEYRGVLGTLSTMVRTEGPRSLYSGLVAGLQRQMSFASIRIGLYDSVKQLYTPKGAESTGLAARVLAGCTTGAVAVACAQPTDVVKVRFQANGAMPESTRRYSGTVDAYRTIAREEGIRGLWRGTLPNITRNAIVNCGELVTYDLIKDALLRAQLMTDNIPCHFVAAFGAGFCATVVASPVDVVKTRYMNAGPGQYRNALSCLLALLMQDGIAGFYKGFVPSFLRLGSWNVVMFISYEQLQRAVTLAQS is encoded by the exons ATGGTGGGTCTGAAGCCCCCCGAGGTGCCCCCAACAGCCGCCGTGAAGTTCATCAGCGCGGGGACGGCCGCCTGCGTCGCCGACCTCTGCACCTTCCCCCTGGACACCGCCAAAGTGCGGCTGCAG ATCCAGGGGGAGGTGCGGATCCCCCGCAGCACCGGCACCGCGGAGTATCGGGGTGTTTTGGGGACGCTGAGCACCATGGTGAGGACGGAGGGACCCCGCAGTCTCTACAGCGGGCTGGTGGCCGGGCTGCAGCGGCAGATGAGCTTCGCCTCCATCCGCATCGGGCTGTACGACTCGGTGAAGCAGCTCTACACCCCCAAGGGGGCCGAAA GCACAGGGCTGGCGGCGCGGGTGCTGGCCGGTTGCACCACGGGGGCGGTGGCCGTGGCCTGCGCCCAACCCACCGACGTGGTCAAGGTTCGGTTCCAGGCCAACGGGGCGATGCCGGAGAGCACCCGGCGGTACAGCGGCACCGTGGACGCCTATCGCACCATCGCCAGGGAGGAGGGCATCCGCGGGCTCTGGAGAG GGACACTGCCCAACATCACCCGCAACGCCATCGTCAACTGCGGGGAGCTCGTCACCTACGACCTCATTAAGGACGCGCTGCTGCGGGCGCAGCTGATGACAG ACAACATCCCCTGTCACTTCGTGGCCGCCTTCGGGGCCGGGTTCTGCGCCACGGTGGTGGCGTCGCCGGTGGACGTGGTGAAGACGCGGTACATGAACGCGGGCCCCGGGCAGTACCGGAACGCGCTCAGCTGCCTCCTCGCCCTGCTCATGCAGGATGGCATCGCCGGCTTCTACAAGGG GTTTGTCCCCTCCTTCCTGCGGCTGGGTTCCTGGAACGTGGTGATGTTCATCTCCTACGAGCAACTGCAGCGTGCGGTGACGCTGGCCCAATCCtga